A stretch of the Nitratireductor thuwali genome encodes the following:
- a CDS encoding YraN family protein: protein MAADGGRKRLKAYRRGHRGEWLAALALMLKGYRIVARRYRTRVGEIDLIARRGALVAIVEVKARPSLEQAMDAVGHYAQRRIDAAADLWLARQPDRARLSIRYDLVAILPRRWPVHVENIYAADN, encoded by the coding sequence GTGGCGGCTGACGGCGGGCGCAAGCGCCTCAAGGCCTACCGCCGGGGGCATCGCGGCGAGTGGCTGGCCGCATTGGCATTGATGCTGAAGGGCTATCGCATCGTCGCCCGCCGCTATCGCACGAGGGTTGGCGAAATCGACCTGATCGCGCGGCGCGGCGCGCTCGTCGCCATCGTCGAGGTGAAGGCGCGGCCGAGCCTCGAACAGGCGATGGATGCCGTCGGACATTACGCGCAACGGCGTATCGACGCGGCGGCGGATCTGTGGCTGGCGCGCCAGCCGGACAGGGCGCGCCTGTCGATCCGCTACGATCTCGTGGCGATCCTGCCCCGGCGCTGGCCGGTGCATGTGGAGAACATTTACGCCGCGGATAATTGA
- the rsmI gene encoding 16S rRNA (cytidine(1402)-2'-O)-methyltransferase produces MSERKAADRRHYVVAGVEVAAPPLEPALYLVATPIGNLSDITLRALQVLAGADIVACEDTRVTRVLLDRYGISRRTAAYHEHNAAEAGPRLLAAIEAGGSVALASDAGTPLISDPGFRLVERVQDAGLKVMPIPGPSAVLAALTASGLPTDAFMFGGFLPVKAGQRESRLQELSGVPATLVFFESPRRLASSLAAMTKMLGDRPAAVAREMTKAFEEVRRDGLAALAAHYAEAGAPKGEVVVCIGPPAEAQPTDAATVDRLLISLSREMPAAKAAGEAARMTGEKKSNLYQRLLALKGEGRGG; encoded by the coding sequence GTGAGCGAGAGGAAAGCGGCAGATCGACGGCATTATGTGGTCGCCGGCGTGGAGGTCGCCGCGCCGCCGCTGGAGCCGGCGCTCTATCTGGTCGCCACCCCGATCGGCAATCTTTCGGATATCACGCTGCGGGCGCTGCAGGTGCTGGCGGGCGCCGATATCGTGGCCTGCGAGGACACGCGGGTCACACGCGTGCTTCTGGACCGCTATGGCATCAGCCGCCGGACGGCGGCCTATCACGAGCACAACGCCGCAGAAGCCGGGCCGCGGCTGCTTGCCGCCATCGAGGCAGGCGGGAGCGTGGCGCTGGCCAGCGACGCGGGAACGCCGCTGATCTCCGATCCGGGCTTCAGGCTGGTGGAGCGGGTTCAGGACGCGGGGCTGAAGGTGATGCCCATTCCGGGACCATCGGCCGTGCTTGCCGCGCTGACGGCATCGGGCCTGCCGACCGACGCGTTCATGTTCGGCGGGTTTCTTCCGGTCAAGGCCGGGCAGCGGGAAAGCCGGCTGCAGGAGCTTTCGGGCGTGCCGGCGACGCTGGTCTTTTTCGAATCCCCGCGCCGGCTGGCATCCAGCCTTGCGGCGATGACCAAGATGCTGGGCGACCGGCCGGCGGCGGTGGCGCGGGAAATGACGAAGGCTTTCGAGGAAGTGCGCCGGGACGGGCTTGCCGCGCTCGCCGCGCATTATGCCGAAGCCGGCGCGCCGAAGGGCGAGGTGGTGGTCTGCATCGGGCCGCCGGCCGAGGCGCAGCCGACAGACGCGGCGACGGTGGACCGGCTCCTGATCTCGCTGTCGCGCGAAATGCCGGCGGCGAAGGCGGCGGGCGAGGCCGCGCGCATGACCGGGGAGAAGAAGTCGAACCTCTACCAGCGCCTGCTTGCGCTCAAGGGTGAAGGCCGTGGCGGCTGA
- a CDS encoding penicillin-binding protein activator, producing the protein MTQTNTIRAALGRAFGIFTLVAGLAACTQQQVGRGLPTVAPLPDAPAVAQPSGEVFGNGDIRVALLLPLSAGERGGAVAAEIRNAALLALEDHGSSSIQLVVKDTAGTPEGATLAASSAAGEGAALVLGPLFAANVRAAAEVLRPRGTTMIAFSSDSSVAAPGVFLNSHQPEGLVDRVISFAASQGVSRVVAIVPNDAGGALAESQARQTLQRTGGSLAAVARYDHDTASVLTAAQEVALAVQDADAVLLPDGGNAPAAIAASLSEMGVDLSGKRLLGTGQWASADLSSPALQGGWYADVEHERMNRFKERYRARYGAEPSLTAALGYDTVTLAVALGQRGGAGTFAPANLTRASGYAGYGGIFRFRPDGTAERGYAVYEVREGQPVLISPAPASLAGES; encoded by the coding sequence ATGACACAGACGAACACCATTCGCGCCGCCCTCGGGCGGGCCTTTGGCATTTTCACGCTGGTCGCCGGCCTTGCCGCCTGCACCCAGCAGCAGGTGGGCCGCGGGCTGCCCACCGTGGCGCCTCTTCCCGACGCGCCCGCCGTCGCCCAGCCGAGCGGCGAGGTCTTCGGCAATGGCGATATCCGCGTGGCCTTGCTTCTGCCCCTGAGTGCGGGCGAGAGAGGCGGGGCCGTTGCCGCCGAAATCCGCAACGCCGCCCTCCTGGCGCTGGAGGATCACGGTTCCTCCTCGATCCAGCTTGTCGTCAAGGATACCGCCGGCACGCCCGAAGGCGCCACCCTGGCGGCGTCCAGCGCGGCGGGGGAGGGCGCGGCCCTCGTCCTCGGCCCGCTCTTTGCCGCCAATGTGCGCGCTGCCGCCGAAGTGCTGCGCCCGCGCGGCACGACCATGATCGCCTTCTCCTCGGACAGCAGCGTCGCCGCTCCCGGCGTCTTCCTGAATTCCCATCAGCCCGAGGGCCTCGTCGACCGCGTCATTTCCTTTGCCGCCTCGCAAGGAGTGTCGAGGGTCGTCGCGATCGTGCCCAACGATGCCGGTGGCGCACTGGCCGAAAGCCAGGCGCGCCAGACCTTGCAGCGCACCGGCGGCAGCCTTGCCGCTGTCGCCCGCTACGATCACGACACCGCCTCCGTGCTCACCGCCGCGCAGGAGGTCGCCCTTGCCGTCCAGGACGCCGACGCCGTCCTCCTGCCGGACGGCGGCAACGCGCCCGCGGCGATCGCCGCCTCGCTTTCGGAGATGGGGGTCGACCTGTCGGGCAAGCGGCTTCTGGGCACCGGCCAGTGGGCCAGCGCCGATCTGTCGAGCCCGGCGCTTCAAGGCGGCTGGTATGCGGATGTGGAGCACGAGCGCATGAACCGCTTCAAGGAGCGCTACCGGGCCCGGTACGGCGCCGAGCCCAGCCTGACCGCGGCGCTCGGCTACGACACCGTCACGCTCGCCGTCGCCCTCGGCCAGCGTGGCGGCGCCGGGACCTTCGCCCCGGCCAATCTCACCCGCGCCTCCGGCTATGCCGGCTATGGCGGCATCTTCCGCTTCCGCCCCGACGGCACGGCTGAAAGAGGCTACGCGGTATACGAGGTAAGGGAGGGCCAGCCCGTCCTTATCAGCCCCGCCCCCGCCAGCCTGGCGGGGGAGAGCTAG
- the hemW gene encoding radical SAM family heme chaperone HemW, whose translation MTEILDRDPGFGIYVHWPFCATKCPYCDFNSHVRHQPVDQVRFGAAFARELATMRQRTGPREVTSIFLGGGTPSLMDPGTVGGILDAIAAEWTVPQNVEITLEANPSSVEADRFRGYRMAGVNRVSLGVQALNDKDLRFLGRLHDVSEALHAIELARANFPRLSFDLIYARPGQTVEDWSQELERAISYAADHLSLYQLTIEQGTPFFALRAAGKLSVPDVEQAAQLYEATQAVTAAQGLPAYEISNHAKPGAESRHNLIYWRYGEYVGVGPGAHGRFIENGQRIVTFTERVPETWLDLVERKGQGVTGGETLSRVEEADEFLLMGLRLVEGIDLVRFEKLAGRPLEPRRISALRDEGLVEPVGNSGLRATPAGMVVLDAVVADLAR comes from the coding sequence ATGACGGAAATTCTCGACCGGGACCCCGGTTTCGGCATCTATGTGCACTGGCCGTTCTGCGCGACCAAGTGCCCCTATTGCGACTTCAACAGCCACGTGCGCCATCAGCCGGTGGACCAAGTGCGCTTCGGCGCGGCCTTTGCGCGCGAACTGGCGACGATGCGCCAGCGGACCGGGCCGCGCGAGGTGACGAGCATCTTCCTGGGCGGCGGAACGCCATCGCTGATGGATCCGGGAACGGTCGGCGGCATTCTGGACGCCATCGCTGCGGAATGGACGGTGCCGCAGAACGTCGAAATCACGCTCGAGGCCAACCCCTCCTCGGTGGAGGCTGACCGATTTCGCGGCTACCGCATGGCCGGCGTCAACCGGGTCTCGCTGGGTGTTCAGGCGCTCAACGACAAGGATCTGCGCTTCCTGGGACGGCTGCACGACGTGAGCGAGGCGCTGCACGCCATAGAGCTGGCGCGCGCCAACTTTCCCCGACTCTCCTTCGACCTGATCTATGCGCGGCCCGGCCAGACGGTGGAGGACTGGAGCCAAGAACTAGAGCGGGCGATCTCGTACGCCGCCGACCATCTGTCGCTCTATCAGCTCACCATCGAGCAGGGGACGCCGTTCTTCGCGCTGCGGGCGGCCGGCAAGCTGAGCGTGCCGGACGTCGAGCAGGCGGCGCAGCTTTACGAAGCGACCCAGGCGGTGACGGCGGCGCAGGGACTGCCGGCATACGAGATCTCCAACCATGCGAAACCCGGCGCGGAAAGCAGGCACAACCTCATCTACTGGCGCTATGGCGAATATGTCGGCGTCGGCCCCGGCGCGCATGGCCGCTTCATCGAAAACGGACAGCGGATCGTGACCTTCACCGAACGCGTGCCGGAAACCTGGCTCGACCTCGTGGAGCGCAAGGGCCAGGGCGTGACCGGCGGCGAGACCTTGTCGCGGGTGGAGGAAGCCGACGAATTCCTGCTGATGGGCCTGCGGCTGGTGGAGGGCATCGACCTCGTCCGTTTCGAAAAGCTCGCCGGGCGGCCGCTGGAGCCCCGGCGCATTTCCGCGCTGCGCGATGAAGGGCTGGTCGAGCCCGTCGGCAATTCCGGCCTGCGCGCGACGCCGGCGGGAATGGTCGTGCTGGACGCGGTGGTGGCGGATCTGGCGCGGTAG
- the rdgB gene encoding RdgB/HAM1 family non-canonical purine NTP pyrophosphatase translates to MREIKDRKFVLASHNKGKLKEFAGLLQPFGFEVRSAAELGLAEPEETGTSFEENAHIKALAAAKATGMPALADDSGMCADALDGAPGVYTADWATLPDGSRDFGVAMEKVERLLREKGAETPQERRARFVAVLCLCLPDGETEYYRGEVEGHLVWPPRGELGFGYDPVFQPEGYSTTFGEMSADQKHGWKPGEETALSHRARAFKLFAEARLARP, encoded by the coding sequence GTGAGAGAAATTAAGGACCGGAAGTTTGTTCTTGCAAGCCACAACAAGGGCAAGCTGAAGGAGTTTGCCGGGCTGCTGCAGCCCTTCGGCTTCGAGGTGCGCTCGGCCGCCGAACTGGGACTGGCCGAGCCCGAGGAGACGGGAACGTCGTTCGAGGAGAACGCCCATATCAAGGCGCTGGCGGCCGCCAAGGCGACCGGCATGCCGGCGCTGGCCGACGATTCGGGCATGTGCGCCGATGCGCTCGACGGCGCGCCGGGCGTCTATACCGCCGACTGGGCGACCCTGCCGGACGGCAGCCGCGATTTCGGCGTTGCCATGGAGAAGGTGGAAAGGCTGTTGCGGGAAAAAGGCGCGGAGACCCCGCAGGAGCGCCGGGCGCGTTTCGTCGCGGTGCTTTGCCTTTGCCTGCCCGACGGCGAGACCGAATATTACCGCGGCGAGGTGGAAGGCCATCTCGTCTGGCCGCCGAGGGGCGAACTGGGCTTCGGCTACGATCCGGTGTTTCAGCCGGAGGGTTATTCCACCACATTCGGCGAGATGAGCGCCGACCAGAAGCACGGCTGGAAGCCGGGCGAGGAAACCGCCCTTTCCCACCGCGCCCGCGCGTTCAAGCTGTTCGCCGAGGCAAGACTGGCAAGGCCATGA
- a CDS encoding VOC family protein, with translation MKPKAILEAALYVSDLNEAERFYGQVLGLERIARVEGRHVFFRCGEALVLLFDPEATKVPPPPEAKLPVPPHGAVGEGHLCFAADAAEIEQWRGRLEAAGIGIEADFEWPAGGRSIYFRDPFGNSLEFAEPRIWGFS, from the coding sequence ATGAAGCCCAAAGCCATACTCGAAGCCGCGCTTTATGTGAGCGACCTCAATGAGGCCGAGCGCTTCTATGGCCAGGTGCTCGGGCTGGAGCGCATCGCCAGGGTGGAGGGCAGGCATGTCTTCTTCCGTTGCGGTGAGGCCTTGGTGCTGCTGTTCGATCCCGAGGCGACCAAGGTGCCGCCGCCGCCCGAGGCCAAGCTGCCGGTGCCGCCGCATGGCGCGGTCGGCGAAGGACATTTGTGCTTTGCGGCCGATGCCGCCGAAATCGAGCAATGGCGGGGCCGGCTCGAAGCGGCGGGGATCGGCATAGAGGCGGATTTCGAGTGGCCGGCAGGCGGGCGCTCCATCTATTTTCGCGACCCGTTCGGCAATTCGCTGGAATTCGCCGAACCACGCATCTGGGGTTTTTCGTGA
- the rph gene encoding ribonuclease PH yields MRPSKRQADEMRAVSFERGISKHAEGSCLVKFGDTHVLCTASLEEKVPGWLRNTGKGWVTAEYGMLPRSTGDRMRREAASGKQGGRTLEIQRLIGRSLRSVVDLQALGELQITVDCDVIQADGGTRTAAITGGFVALHDCLSWMQARQMISIEKVLKDHVAAISCGICDGTPVLDLDYAEDSAAETDANFVMTGMGGIVEIQGTAEGAPFSEEEFSALLSLAKQGVQRLVDLQKMAVS; encoded by the coding sequence ATGCGACCATCCAAACGGCAGGCGGACGAGATGCGCGCCGTCAGCTTCGAGCGCGGCATATCCAAACATGCCGAAGGCTCCTGCCTCGTCAAATTCGGCGACACGCATGTGCTGTGCACGGCCAGCCTGGAAGAGAAGGTGCCGGGCTGGCTGCGCAATACGGGCAAGGGCTGGGTGACGGCCGAATACGGCATGCTGCCGCGCTCGACCGGAGACCGCATGCGGCGCGAGGCCGCGTCCGGCAAGCAGGGCGGGCGCACGCTGGAAATCCAGCGGCTGATCGGGCGCTCGCTGCGCTCGGTCGTGGACCTGCAGGCGCTCGGCGAACTGCAGATCACCGTCGATTGCGACGTGATCCAAGCCGATGGCGGCACGCGCACGGCGGCGATCACCGGCGGGTTCGTCGCGCTGCACGACTGCCTGAGCTGGATGCAGGCCCGGCAGATGATTTCCATCGAAAAAGTGCTGAAGGACCATGTTGCCGCCATTTCCTGCGGTATTTGTGATGGTACGCCGGTACTGGATCTCGACTATGCCGAGGATTCGGCCGCCGAGACCGACGCCAATTTCGTGATGACTGGCATGGGCGGCATCGTCGAAATCCAGGGCACGGCCGAGGGCGCGCCCTTTTCGGAGGAAGAATTCAGCGCGCTGCTGTCGCTGGCGAAGCAGGGCGTGCAGCGACTGGTGGATCTGCAGAAGATGGCCGTCTCGTAG
- the hrcA gene encoding heat-inducible transcriptional repressor HrcA, which translates to MTKPVTDPNLQSLDARSRDIFRLIVETYLHDGEPLGSRNLSRMLPKQLSPATIRNVMSDLEHLGLIYAPHVSAGRLPTQQGLRFFVDAFMEIGDLSEEERQVIEAQIKAAGKSQSLEHMLTEASQMLSGLSRGAGLVLATKSEAALKHIEFIQLEPRKALAVLVSQNGDVENRVLDLPAGVTASQLVEASNFLNAHIRGRTLAEAKAEMARLKEETRAALDSLSQSLVEQGLAVWAGAGSDAPARLIVRGRANLLENVTAQADIELLRHLFQDLETKEALVQLLELAEDGPGVRIFIGSENKLFSLSGSSLVVAPYRDQDSRIVGALGIIGPTRLNYARIVPMVDYTAQLVGRLLR; encoded by the coding sequence ATGACCAAGCCCGTGACCGATCCGAACCTTCAGTCTCTCGACGCCCGTTCGCGCGACATCTTTCGGCTGATCGTCGAGACTTATCTGCATGATGGAGAGCCGCTCGGCTCGCGCAATCTGTCGCGCATGCTGCCGAAACAGCTCTCCCCCGCCACCATTCGCAACGTGATGAGCGATCTGGAGCATCTGGGGCTAATCTATGCGCCGCATGTTTCGGCGGGGCGGCTGCCCACCCAGCAGGGCCTGCGCTTCTTCGTCGACGCCTTCATGGAGATTGGCGACCTCTCCGAGGAGGAACGCCAGGTGATCGAGGCGCAGATAAAGGCGGCCGGCAAGAGCCAGTCGCTCGAACATATGCTGACCGAGGCGAGCCAGATGCTGTCGGGCCTGTCGCGCGGCGCCGGCCTCGTGTTGGCCACCAAGAGCGAGGCGGCGCTCAAGCATATCGAGTTCATCCAGCTCGAGCCGCGCAAGGCGCTGGCCGTTCTCGTCTCGCAGAATGGCGATGTGGAAAACCGGGTGCTGGACCTGCCGGCCGGCGTCACCGCCTCTCAGCTCGTCGAGGCGTCGAACTTCCTCAATGCCCATATCAGGGGCCGGACCCTTGCGGAGGCAAAGGCCGAGATGGCGCGGTTGAAGGAAGAAACGCGCGCCGCCCTTGATTCGCTGTCCCAATCCCTGGTCGAGCAGGGGCTGGCGGTCTGGGCCGGGGCAGGCAGCGACGCCCCCGCCAGGCTCATCGTGCGCGGCCGGGCGAACCTGCTTGAAAACGTCACCGCCCAGGCCGACATCGAGCTCCTTCGCCATCTGTTCCAGGATCTGGAGACCAAGGAGGCGCTCGTCCAGCTTCTGGAGCTCGCCGAGGATGGTCCCGGGGTGCGCATTTTCATCGGCTCTGAGAACAAGCTCTTCTCGCTGTCGGGCTCATCGCTCGTGGTGGCGCCCTACAGGGATCAGGATTCGCGCATCGTCGGCGCGCTCGGCATCATCGGCCCGACCCGGCTCAACTATGCCCGCATCGTGCCGATGGTGGATTATACGGCCCAGCTGGTCGGCCGCCTGTTGCGATAA
- a CDS encoding putative quinol monooxygenase: MFGLIGKMRAQPGQRDALIAILLESTGGMPGCLSYVVARDEGEEDAIWITEVWDGEDSHKASLSLPQVQAAIARARPLIAGFDSRIRTVPAGGAGLAG, from the coding sequence ATGTTCGGTCTGATTGGAAAGATGCGGGCCCAGCCCGGGCAAAGGGATGCGCTCATCGCCATCCTGCTTGAATCCACGGGCGGCATGCCCGGCTGCCTCAGCTACGTCGTGGCGCGGGACGAAGGGGAGGAGGACGCCATCTGGATCACCGAGGTCTGGGACGGCGAGGACAGCCACAAGGCCTCCCTCTCCTTGCCGCAGGTGCAGGCGGCGATCGCCCGGGCGCGGCCGCTCATCGCCGGCTTCGATAGTCGGATCCGCACCGTGCCGGCGGGCGGCGCCGGCCTTGCCGGGTAA
- the grpE gene encoding nucleotide exchange factor GrpE: MNTHRKDDDAFNNTEAENEEVPTENVEAEGEGVSEEDVLLRLARENEELKEQALRLAAEMDNLRKRTQRDVADARAYGVANFARDMLQVSDNLQRALEAVPAESRENADSGLKALVEGVEMTERAMLSTLERHGVKRIDPKGEKFDPNFHQAMFEVPNPDVPVNTVVQVVQTGYVIGERVLRPAMVGVAKGGPREGAASKDAQAAETDERSGGSG; this comes from the coding sequence ATGAACACCCATCGCAAGGACGACGACGCGTTCAACAATACCGAGGCGGAGAACGAAGAGGTCCCGACCGAGAACGTGGAAGCCGAGGGCGAAGGCGTTTCGGAGGAAGATGTTCTTCTGCGTCTGGCCAGGGAGAACGAGGAACTGAAGGAGCAGGCGCTGCGGCTGGCCGCGGAGATGGATAATCTGCGCAAGCGTACGCAGCGCGACGTCGCCGATGCGCGTGCCTACGGCGTCGCCAATTTCGCCCGCGACATGCTGCAGGTCTCCGACAACCTTCAGCGTGCCCTGGAGGCGGTGCCGGCCGAATCGCGGGAGAATGCGGATTCCGGACTCAAGGCGCTGGTCGAAGGCGTCGAGATGACCGAACGCGCCATGCTATCGACGCTGGAGCGCCACGGCGTCAAGCGCATCGATCCCAAGGGCGAGAAGTTCGACCCGAATTTCCACCAGGCCATGTTCGAGGTTCCCAATCCGGACGTGCCGGTCAACACCGTCGTTCAGGTCGTGCAGACGGGCTACGTCATCGGCGAGCGCGTCCTGCGCCCGGCCATGGTCGGCGTGGCCAAGGGCGGCCCCAGGGAAGGCGCCGCGTCGAAGGACGCGCAGGCGGCTGAAACGGACGAGCGGTCGGGCGGATCGGGCTGA
- a CDS encoding trimeric intracellular cation channel family protein, which produces MNPLLILDYAGVAVFAATGALAASRKQLDIIGFLFFAGVTGTGGGTLRDLVLGLPVFWVVNPTYVAVCAVVGGLVYFTAHLVESRYRLLLWLDAVGLSAYGVLGAAVGLAASGSPIVALVTGVLTATFGGIIRDLLAGEPSVLLRPEIYVSAALTGAAVFTGADLAGLTLAPASLMAFAAAFLVRGGALRFGWTVPRYKPRPGRRPEDIP; this is translated from the coding sequence ATGAACCCCTTGCTGATTCTCGACTATGCGGGCGTGGCCGTCTTTGCGGCCACCGGCGCGCTGGCGGCCTCGCGCAAGCAGCTGGACATCATCGGTTTTCTGTTCTTCGCCGGTGTCACCGGCACGGGCGGCGGCACGCTGCGTGACCTGGTGTTGGGCCTGCCGGTCTTCTGGGTGGTCAATCCCACCTATGTCGCGGTCTGCGCCGTCGTCGGCGGCCTTGTCTATTTCACCGCCCATCTGGTCGAATCGCGCTACCGTCTTCTGCTCTGGCTGGATGCGGTGGGCCTTTCGGCCTACGGTGTCCTGGGCGCCGCCGTCGGGCTTGCGGCATCGGGCTCGCCCATCGTGGCGCTGGTCACGGGCGTATTGACCGCCACTTTCGGCGGCATCATCCGCGATCTCCTGGCGGGAGAGCCCTCGGTCCTGCTCCGGCCCGAAATCTATGTGAGCGCGGCGCTCACCGGCGCCGCCGTTTTCACCGGGGCCGATCTTGCCGGCCTCACGCTCGCTCCGGCCTCGCTGATGGCCTTCGCCGCCGCCTTCCTGGTGCGCGGCGGCGCCTTGCGCTTCGGCTGGACGGTGCCGCGCTACAAGCCGCGTCCTGGCCGCCGGCCGGAAGACATTCCCTGA
- a CDS encoding adenosine kinase has product MSKFDVLCVGNAIVDIIARCDEAFLTENGIIRGAMNLIDVERSTLLYQRMGPAIETSGGSAGNTAAGVASLGGKAAFFGKVCNDQLGEIYTHDIRAQGVAFDTRPLEGHPPTARSMIFVTPDGERSMNTYLGACVELGPEDVEEGKAQGAKVSYFEGYLWDPPRAKEAIRQTADITHAAGGEMAMSLSDPFCVDRYRDEFLELMRSGRVDIVFANQHELLALYQTSSFNDAVEAIRQDCSVAAITMSEKGSLVVRGEETARVDVVPVEQVVDTTGAGDLYAAGFLFGYTNGRSLADCGNLGSFAAAQVIKQVGPRLQFSLKEAAQQAGLL; this is encoded by the coding sequence ATGAGCAAATTTGACGTGCTGTGCGTCGGCAATGCGATCGTGGACATCATCGCGCGATGCGACGAGGCCTTCCTGACGGAGAACGGCATCATCCGGGGTGCGATGAACCTGATCGACGTCGAGCGCTCGACGCTGCTCTACCAGCGCATGGGGCCGGCGATCGAAACCTCGGGCGGCAGCGCGGGCAACACGGCCGCGGGCGTCGCAAGCCTGGGCGGCAAGGCGGCATTCTTCGGCAAGGTCTGCAACGACCAACTCGGCGAAATCTATACGCATGACATCCGCGCCCAGGGCGTTGCCTTCGACACGCGGCCGCTGGAAGGTCATCCGCCGACCGCGCGTTCGATGATCTTCGTGACGCCGGACGGCGAGCGGTCCATGAACACCTATCTGGGCGCCTGCGTGGAGCTGGGCCCCGAGGATGTCGAGGAAGGAAAGGCGCAGGGCGCCAAGGTCAGCTATTTCGAGGGCTATCTGTGGGATCCGCCGCGCGCCAAGGAGGCGATCCGCCAGACCGCCGACATCACCCATGCCGCCGGCGGGGAAATGGCGATGTCGCTGTCCGATCCGTTCTGCGTCGACCGCTATCGCGACGAGTTCCTGGAGCTGATGCGGTCTGGCCGGGTCGACATCGTTTTCGCCAACCAGCACGAGCTGCTGGCGCTCTACCAGACTTCCTCCTTCAACGACGCGGTCGAGGCCATCCGCCAGGATTGCTCGGTCGCGGCCATCACCATGTCGGAAAAGGGCTCGCTGGTGGTGCGGGGCGAGGAAACGGCGCGGGTGGATGTCGTGCCAGTGGAGCAGGTCGTGGACACGACGGGCGCGGGCGACCTTTACGCGGCGGGCTTCCTGTTCGGCTATACGAATGGCCGCAGCCTCGCCGATTGCGGCAATCTCGGCTCGTTCGCCGCTGCCCAGGTCATCAAGCAGGTGGGACCGCGCCTGCAGTTCTCGCTCAAGGAAGCTGCCCAGCAGGCGGGCCTGCTGTAG
- a CDS encoding sulfate transporter family protein encodes MILDAARAAASQLFTRPFRGAFLKSLGLTLLVLAGLWFGLRELFEFYLLPLLNVFMPDLPGWAGWLGLVGALFAGIGLALGLALLIAPITAIIAGLFLDDVAEAVETTSYPDDPPGSPVPLVPAIVMSIKFLGVVILGNLLALLLLLVPGVNMIAFFIVNGYLLGREFFEFAAMRYRPEAEAKALRRRHGSTVFLAGLVIAAFLAVPFLNLLTPLFAAAMMVHLHKMVSAQTPALQPAKRSASAP; translated from the coding sequence ATGATCCTCGACGCCGCGCGCGCCGCCGCAAGCCAGCTCTTCACGCGCCCCTTCCGCGGCGCGTTCTTGAAGTCGCTCGGGCTTACCCTTCTGGTTCTCGCGGGTCTGTGGTTCGGCCTGCGGGAGCTTTTCGAGTTCTACCTGCTGCCGCTCCTCAACGTCTTCATGCCGGACCTGCCGGGCTGGGCCGGCTGGCTGGGTCTCGTCGGCGCGCTTTTCGCCGGCATCGGCCTGGCGCTCGGCCTTGCCCTTCTGATTGCGCCCATCACCGCCATCATCGCCGGCCTGTTCCTCGACGATGTGGCCGAGGCCGTCGAAACGACCAGCTACCCCGACGACCCGCCTGGCAGCCCGGTGCCGCTCGTGCCCGCCATCGTCATGTCGATCAAGTTTCTGGGAGTGGTGATCCTGGGCAATCTGCTGGCGCTGCTGCTTCTGCTCGTGCCCGGCGTCAACATGATCGCATTCTTCATCGTCAACGGCTATCTGCTCGGCCGCGAATTCTTCGAGTTCGCCGCCATGCGCTACCGTCCGGAAGCCGAAGCCAAGGCTCTGCGTCGCCGCCACGGCTCGACCGTCTTTCTGGCCGGCCTGGTCATCGCGGCCTTCCTGGCGGTGCCGTTTCTCAATCTTCTGACGCCGCTCTTCGCCGCAGCCATGATGGTGCATCTGCACAAGATGGTCTCGGCTCAGACACCGGCCCTTCAGCCGGCGAAGCGCTCGGCCTCGGCGCCGTAA